A genomic stretch from Microtus pennsylvanicus isolate mMicPen1 chromosome 9, mMicPen1.hap1, whole genome shotgun sequence includes:
- the Cldn23 gene encoding claudin-23, giving the protein MRTPVVMILGMVFTPCGLLLNLISTLTPGWRLVKGFLDQPVDVVLYQGLWDICREQSSRERECGQRDELNYFQTQPVQAARGLMVTSLAITALGLLLASLGVRCWQEEPHFGLAGLSGIVLFVAGLFSLVPVSWYNHFLGDRNVLPAPDSPVTVQVSYSLVLGYLGSCLLLLGGFSLALSFAPWCEERCRRCRKAPPAGPRRSSISTVYVDWPEPALTPAIKYYSEGQHRPPPAAEQRTTSKLKVGFPMPRPPPKSYTNPMDVLDGEEKTSTSQGGSSSLSTRPCHNSLPCDSDL; this is encoded by the coding sequence ATGCGGACTCCGGTGGTGATGATTCTGGGCATGGTGTTCACGCCCTGCGGGCTGCTGCTCAATCTCATCAGTACACTGACACCGGGCTGGCGGCTGGTGAAGGGCTTTCTGGACCAGCCAGTGGACGTGGTGCTATACCAGGGTCTGTGGGACATATGTCGAGAACAGAGCAGTCGGGAGCGCGAGTGCGGCCAGCGTGACGAGTTGAACTACTTCCAAACCCAACCTGTACAGGCGGCCCGGGGACTCATGGTCACGTCACTGGCCATCACCGCCTTGGGGCTGCTGCTGGCGTCGCTCGGGGTGCGCTGCTGGCAAGAAGAGCCCCACTTCGGACTAGCTGGCCTCTCGGGCATCGTACTTTTCGTCGCGGGCCTCTTCAGTCTCGTCCCAGTCTCTTGGTACAACCACTTCTTGGGGGACCGCAACGTCCTACCCGCCCCGGACAGCCCGGTCACCGTGCAAGTCAGCTATAGCCTGGTGCTGGGCTACCTAGGCAGTTGCTTGCTGCTGCTGGGCGGCTTCTCGCTGGCGCTCAGCTTTGCGCCCTGGTGCGAAGAGCGCTGTCGCCGCTGTCGCAAGGCGCCCCCCGCAGGCCCGCGCCGCAGCAGCATCAGCACCGTCTATGTGGACTGGCCGGAGCCCGCACTCACACCAGCCATCAAGTACTACAGCGAGGGCCAACATCGGCCCCCTCCTGCCGCCGAGCAACGGACCACCAGCAAACTTAAGGTCGGATTCCCGATGCCACGGCCGCCCCCCAAGTCCTACACCAATCCAATGGATGTGCTTGACGGAGAAGAGAAGACATCCACCTCCCAAGGCGGTTCCTCCTCTCTCAGTACTCGGCCCTGCCACAATTCGCTGCCCTGCGACTCAGACCTATAG